The following are encoded together in the Lagopus muta isolate bLagMut1 chromosome 7, bLagMut1 primary, whole genome shotgun sequence genome:
- the PEX1 gene encoding peroxisome biogenesis factor 1: MWGSGNPGGGGAGVAAATVVLSGTRDCFLHLPAVLASHLRLQQGQAVKVSCGDEPIYLSWMEIRHRGHRSENIAEMNRHLAEKLGIADGEQIFLEPCLHVSSCQQVEVEPLSADDWEILELHAPSLEKHLLDQIRIVFPKAIFPVWVEHHTHVYIRIGTLVPAAPYGRLEPCTELLICPKARELEENIIDMPSTESDILLKSFVKNNMQQDETVKEPFASQPQLNPGVPEQSKADANVTFGSNVLPNMWNFIGSIFSRTAEQKQKTLCDKDEMSTFKDKLLNLIHVDSIFRVSQSQPPSVQNASALHAFLKYNAVHIFPWNIEFTDLDPNAVVSYGKINKLLSPRQRHQEAKQNLPSEKQKHLPGTQDKNDSNTIQASSGGSVVQIVWNGFEDLKSVIEYGNSGEALHVGRVWIPDDLRKKLRIEMHSAVQIKSLESIPKIPISLRLQPKQNLHKDTCEDDVKCAFSAWLKDSATEDLPWIMTSTNCIHLRIKEGMEEFVLTVVDHVHTEEDKSENTFILSPSLLQKTNIQVLLHPLTAKADDDSQLPVRETDRNLPYKRLNHLGGVDKLGASSYEHISHSLLGRPLSQKLAGIAVGLRSGGVLLTGGKGSGKSTLAKAICKEAFDRLDAHVEVIDCKALRGKRLGSIRKNVEEAFLEASWRQPSVILMDDLDHIVGVPPTPEHENSPESVQSSRLAYVLKDLIKEVISLGSLIALIATSQSEHALHPSLVSAQGTHIFQCFKHIQSPDQKQRCEVLCSVINNKLNCDVEKFSNLDLQYVAKETEGFVARDFTMLVDRAIHACISNQDAFQHGELNLSTVDFQKALKDFTPLALRNVSLHKPKDVGWDRIGGLKDVKQILMDTIMLPAKYPELFANLPIRQRSGVLLYGAPGTGKTLLAGVVARESRMNFISVKGPELLSKYIGASEQAVRDIFNRAQAAKPCIVFFDEFDSIAPRRGHDNTGVTDRVVNQLLTQLDGVEGLQGVYVLAATSRPDLIDPALLRPGRLDKCLYCPPPDLSSRCEILKALSHSLSLADDVDLEYLAAKTEHFTGADLKALLYNAQLEAIHNLSSGLTQDFGSSSDSDFSLSSMVFLNHSSGSDDSAIDGEAAPEQSLISLDMSELLPEDPRSNMYRLYFGSSYESELGNGSPSDLSSLCLSGPNSVTHDFTNISQRDTASSQPSMLTTVSQEDSLENNPEQQIEHLRTEINAIKANYKSKNGEDGTLNQSVLAKNTLIITQSHLMTALEGIRPSISQDDWKNFTELYDNFQNPKRKGQVGSAFRPGQKMTLA; encoded by the exons ATGTGGGGCAGCGGCAACCCCGGCGGAGGGGGCGCCGGAGTCGCCGCGGCGACGGTCGTGCTGAGCGGGACCCGGGACTGCTTCCTGCACCTGCCCGCCGTGCTGGCCTCGCACCTCCGCCTGCAGCAG GGCCAAGCTGTGAAAGTATCCTGTGGTGATGAGCCCATTTACTTGAGCTGGATGGAAATAAGGCATCGAGGTCATCGGAGTGAAAATATTGCAGAGATGAACAGGCATTTAGCAGAGAAACTTGGCATTGCAGATGGAGAACAG ATATTCCTGGAACCCTGTTTGCACGTCTCCTCCTGTCAGCAAGTAGAAGTGGAACCACTCTCAGCAGATGATTGGGAAATACTG gaactgCACGCTCCCTCTCTTGAAAAGCATCTTCTGGACCAGATCCGAATCGTATTCCCAAAAGCCATCTTTCCTGTATGGGTTGAACACCACACTCACGTTTACATCAGAATTG GTACACTCGTGCCAGCAGCCCCCTATGGGAGATTAGAAccatgcacagagctgctgataTGCCCGAAAGCACGTGAGCTTGAGGAAAACATCATAGACATGCCTTCTACAGAAAGTGACATCTTACTCAAGAgttttgtgaaaaataacatgCAGCAAGATGAAACTGTAAAGGAGCCTTTTGCCAGTCAACCTCAGTTAAATCCAGGAGTCCCAGAACAGAGTAAGGCTGATGCAAATGTGACGTTTGGCTCAAATGTTCTCCCAAATATGTGGAATTTCATAGGGAGCATTTTCTCTCGTACAgctgaacagaaacaaaagactTTGTGTGATAAAGATGAAATGAGCACCTTCAAAGACAAGCTGCTGAACTTAATTCATGTGGATTCCATTTTTAGAGTATCTCAGTCCCAGCCTCCCAGCGTACAGAATGCATCAGCCCttcatgcatttctgaaatacaatgCCGTTCATATTTTTCCATGGAATATAGAATTTACTGATTTGGATCCAAATGCTGTAGTTTCTTACGGGAAAATAAACAAGCTGCTTTCCCCCAGACAGCGTCatcaagaagcaaagcaaaatctgccatctgaaaagcaaaaacatttgcCTGGTACGCAAGACAAAAATGATTCCAATACCATTCAAGCATCCAGTGGGGGATCTGTTGTTCAGATCGTTTGGAATGGATTTGAAGACCTAAAGAGTGTCATAGAGTATGGCAACAGTGGGGAAGCCCTACATGTTGGAAGAGTTTGG attccAGATGACCTGAGAAAAAAGCTACGAATTGAAATGCATTCAGCAGTCCAAATTAAGTCACTTGAGTCTATTCCTAAAATTCCTATATCTCTTAGACTGCAACCCAAACAGAACTTA CATAAAGATACATGTGAAGATGATGTTAAATGTGCTTTCAGTGCTTGGCTAAAGGATTCTGCTACTGAGGATCTTCCATGGATAATGACAAGCACAAACTGCATACATCTGCGTATTAAAGAAG GAATGGAGGAGTTTGTCCTTACTGTAGTGGATCACGTGCACACTGAAGAAGATAAGTCTGAGAATACTTTTATACTGAGTCCCAGTTTGCTGCAAAAGACTAATATACAA GTTCTTTTACACCCTCTAACTGCAAAAGCTGATGATGACAGCCAGCTGCCTGTGCGTGAAACAGACAGAAACCTTCCTTACAAAAGACTAAACCATTTAGG GGGAGTGGACAAATTAGGAGCATCTTCTTATGAACACATAAGCCACAGTCTTTTGGGTCGTCCTTTATCTCAAAAGCTGGCTGGTATTGCTGTGGGACTGCGAAGTGGAGGGGTGCTTCTCACAGGAGGAAAG ggAAGTGGAAAATCAACATTAGCAAAGGCCATCTGCAAAGAAGCATTTGATAGATTGGATGCTCATGTAGAAGTAATTGATTGCAAAGCTTTAAGAG GAAAAAGATTAGGAAGCATAAGGAAAAATGTGGAGGAAGCTTTTTTAGAGGCGTCATGGAGACAACCATCCGTTATTTTAATGGACGATCTTGATCACATTGTTGGAGTACCTCCTACACCAGAGCATGAGAACAGCCCTGAGTCAGTTCAGAGCAGCAGACTTGCTTATG ttttgaAAGATCTGATaaaagaagttatttccttGGGGAGTTTGATTGCATTAATTGCTACAAGTCAGTCTGAACATGCTCTACATCCTTCCCTGGTTTCAGCTCAAGGAACTcatatatttcagtgtttcaaacATATCCAGTCACCAGATCAG AAGCAAAGGTGTGAAGTGCTCTGTTCTGTAATAAACAACAAACTGAACTGCGATGTAGAGAAGTTCTCCAATCTTGATCTCCAGTATGttgcaaaagaaacagaaggtttTGTTGCTCGAGATTTTACTATGCTGGTTGATCGTGCCATTCATGCCTGTATTTCTAACCAGGATGCATTTCAACACGGCG AATTGAATCTGTCAACCGTGgattttcagaaagctttaaaaGATTTTACTCCATTAGCTCTGAGAAATGTCAGCCTTCATAAACCTAAGGATGTTGGCTGGGATAGGATAGGTGGCTTAAAAGATGTGAAGCAAATACTCATGGATACCATCATGTTACCTGCAAAG TATCCAGAATTATTTGCGAACCTGCCTATACGACAGAGATCAGGAGTCTTGCTCTATGGAGCACCTGGAACAGGAAAAACACTGTTAGCAGGAGTAGTTGCTCGAGAGAGCAGAATGAATTTCATCAGTGTCaaa ggaccagagctgctcagcaaatATATTGGAGCAAGTGAACAAGCAGTTAGAGATATCTTTAACAG agctCAGGCAGCCAAACCTTGCATTGTTTTCTTCGATGAGTTTGATTCCATTGCTCCTCGCCGAGGTCATGACAACACTGGAGTTACAGACCGAGTGGTTAATCAGCTGTTGACTCAGTTGGATGGTGTGGAAGGTTTACAAG GTGTTTATGTGCTAGCTGCTACTAGTCGCCCAGATTTGATTGATCCTGCTTTGTTAAGACCTGGTCGACTGGATAAGTGCCTGTACTGTCCTCCTCCAGATCtg agtTCACGCTGCGAAATCTTAAAAGCTCTCAGTCATTCTCTGTCCTTGGCAGATGATGTGGACCTTGAGTATTTGGCTGCAAAAACAGAGCACTTCACAGGGGCTGACCTAAAAGCTTTATTATACAATGCTCAGTTGGAGGCAATACATAATTTAAGCTCAGGTTTAACACAG GATTTTGGTTCTAGTTCTGATAGTGACTTCAGTCTGTCTTCCATGGTTTTTCTAAACCATAGCAGTGGTTCAGATGACTCAGCAATAGATGGAGAAGCAGCACCTGAGCAATCTCTTATTTCTTTGGACATGTCTGAGTTGCTTCCTGAGGATCCAAGGTCCAACATGTATCGTCTTTATTTTGGAAGCTCTTATGAATCAGAACTAGGAAATGGAAGTCCTTCAGACCTG AGCTCTTTGTGTTTGTCTGGACCAAACTCTGTAACTCACGATTTTACCAACATCTCTCAGAGAGACACAGCATCATCACAACCTTCAATGCTTACAACAGTCTCCCAAGAAGACTCACTGGAAAATAACCCGGAGCAGCAAATAGAGCACCTGAGGACAGAAATCAATGCTATCAAAGCCAATTACAAAAGCAAGAATGGA GAGGATGGCACCCTTAATCAGTCTGTGCTTGCCAAGAACACTTTAATTATTACCCAGTCCCATTTGATGACTGCTCTTGAGGGTATAAGACCATCCATTAGCCAAGATGACTGGAAGAATTTTACTGAACT GTACGATAATTTTCAGAATCCCAAGAGGAAAGGACAAGTTGGGTCAGCATTCAGACCAGGACAAAAAATGACTCTAGCATAG
- the RBM48 gene encoding RNA-binding protein 48 isoform X1 — translation MAAGGGGALGEACRHHQQLGACGSRAKYREGRRPRAVKVYTINLESRYLLIQGVPALGVMKELVEQFALYGAIEEYHALDEYPAEQFTEVYLIKFQNLQCARVAKKKMDERSFFGSLLHVCYAPEFETVQETREKLQDRRKYIAKATNQRDWFLLKKTEGPRKTKSDSQWSTSASYAASHWDPSCLPDSHGLSQNTEYPSGNHSQGLLTFPQCDSHSAEVSGNFGQSTCLSLKTHPGGCASPLPLIQQRTVPVDNGTDRFMPRTTHLQERKRKREEGNKSALIETNVDSTDIVIGPQLPEIPKVDMDDDSLNTSATLIRNKLKEVAESVSSTSVEKPGTSATKPPVKQRRRI, via the exons ATGGCGGCGGGCGGTGGCGGCGCGCTGGGGGAGGCGTGCAGGCACCACCAGCAGCTGGGCGCCTGCGGGTCGCGCGCCAAGTACCGCGAGGGGCGGCGGCCCAGGGCCGTCAAG GTGTATACCATCAACTTGGAATCTCGTTATTTACTGATCCAGGGAGTTCCTGCGTTAGGTGTCATGAAGGAATTAGTGGAGCAGTTTGCCTTGTACGGTGCCATAGAAGAGTACCATGCCCTCGATGAATATCCTGCAGAGCAATTTACTGAAGTTTATCTTATAAAATTCCAGAATCTCCAATGTGCGAG GGTGgccaagaaaaaaatggatgaaCGGAGTTTCTTTGGGAGTTTGCTGCATGTGTGCTATGCGCCAGAATTTGAAACAGTCCAAGAAACTAGGGAGAAGCTGCAGGACAGGAGGAAGTATATAGCAAAAGCAACAAATCAAAGAG attggtttctgttgaagaaaacagaagggcCTAGAAAGACCAAGTCTGACAGTCAGTGGAGCACATCAGCATCGTATGCAGCTAGTCACTGGGATCCATCCTGCCTTCCAGATTCTCACGGGTTGTCCCAAAACACGGAATATCCTTCTGGCAATCACAGTCAGGGCCTATTGACTTTTCCCCAGTGTGACAGCCACAGTGCTGAAGTCTCTGGGAACTTTGGTCAGAGCACATGCCTATCTCTGAAGACACATCCAGGAGGATGTGCTTCACCACTGCCTTTAATTCAGCAAAGAACAGTTCCAGTTGATAATGGAACTGACAGGTTTATGCCTCGTACAACTCACCTGCAGGAACgtaagaggaagagagaagagggtAACAAATCTGCCCTCATTGAAACAAATGTGGACAGTACTGACATCGTTATTGGTCCACAGCTACCAGAAATACCTAAAGTGGATATGGATGATGATTCACTGAACACTTCAGCTACCTTGATTCgaaataaactgaaagag GTAGCAGAGTCTGTTTCGAGTACATCTGTGGAAAAACCAGGCACTAGTGCCACCAAGCCACCAGtaaagcagagaagaagaaTATAG
- the RBM48 gene encoding RNA-binding protein 48 isoform X2 gives MKELVEQFALYGAIEEYHALDEYPAEQFTEVYLIKFQNLQCARVAKKKMDERSFFGSLLHVCYAPEFETVQETREKLQDRRKYIAKATNQRDWFLLKKTEGPRKTKSDSQWSTSASYAASHWDPSCLPDSHGLSQNTEYPSGNHSQGLLTFPQCDSHSAEVSGNFGQSTCLSLKTHPGGCASPLPLIQQRTVPVDNGTDRFMPRTTHLQERKRKREEGNKSALIETNVDSTDIVIGPQLPEIPKVDMDDDSLNTSATLIRNKLKEVAESVSSTSVEKPGTSATKPPVKQRRRI, from the exons ATGAAGGAATTAGTGGAGCAGTTTGCCTTGTACGGTGCCATAGAAGAGTACCATGCCCTCGATGAATATCCTGCAGAGCAATTTACTGAAGTTTATCTTATAAAATTCCAGAATCTCCAATGTGCGAG GGTGgccaagaaaaaaatggatgaaCGGAGTTTCTTTGGGAGTTTGCTGCATGTGTGCTATGCGCCAGAATTTGAAACAGTCCAAGAAACTAGGGAGAAGCTGCAGGACAGGAGGAAGTATATAGCAAAAGCAACAAATCAAAGAG attggtttctgttgaagaaaacagaagggcCTAGAAAGACCAAGTCTGACAGTCAGTGGAGCACATCAGCATCGTATGCAGCTAGTCACTGGGATCCATCCTGCCTTCCAGATTCTCACGGGTTGTCCCAAAACACGGAATATCCTTCTGGCAATCACAGTCAGGGCCTATTGACTTTTCCCCAGTGTGACAGCCACAGTGCTGAAGTCTCTGGGAACTTTGGTCAGAGCACATGCCTATCTCTGAAGACACATCCAGGAGGATGTGCTTCACCACTGCCTTTAATTCAGCAAAGAACAGTTCCAGTTGATAATGGAACTGACAGGTTTATGCCTCGTACAACTCACCTGCAGGAACgtaagaggaagagagaagagggtAACAAATCTGCCCTCATTGAAACAAATGTGGACAGTACTGACATCGTTATTGGTCCACAGCTACCAGAAATACCTAAAGTGGATATGGATGATGATTCACTGAACACTTCAGCTACCTTGATTCgaaataaactgaaagag GTAGCAGAGTCTGTTTCGAGTACATCTGTGGAAAAACCAGGCACTAGTGCCACCAAGCCACCAGtaaagcagagaagaagaaTATAG
- the CLXN gene encoding calaxin, whose translation MSKKRLEQLVESLSRSAKHFNRAEVECLIRLFDTLMSASHSRFAAVGFDHNVFRDTLHRAFGMTDDTLMDRVFHAFDRDNDNVISVVEWVEGLSVFLRGTLEERIKYCFKVYDLNGDGYISREEMFQMLKNSLLKQPSEEDPDEGIKDLVDIALKKMDHDHDGKLSFADFEQAVKNENLLLEAFGPCLPDIKSSMAFERRTFQEKRKL comes from the exons ATGAGCAAGAAGCggctggagcagctggtggAGTCGCTGAGCCGCTCGGCCAAGCACT TTAATAGAGCTGAAGTGGAATGCCTCATCAGGCTTTTCGACACGCTGATGAGCGCGTCCCACAGCCGCTTTGCCGCGGTCGGCTTCGATCACAACGTGTTCCGAGACACCCTGCACCGCGCCTTCGGCATGACGGACGACACGCTCATGGACAGAG TGTTCCACGCTTTCGATAGAGACAATGATAATGTCATCAGTGTGGTGGAATGGGTGGAAGGCTTGTCGGTGTTTCTTCGGGGGACACTGGAAGAAAGGATTAAAT ATTGTTTTAAGGTTTATGACCTGAATGGTGATGGATATATTTCAAGAGAGGAGATGTttcaaatgctgaaaaacagccttCTCAAACAACCATCAGAAGAAGATCCTGATGAGGGAATTAAGGACTTGGTAGACatagcactgaagaaaatg GACCATGACCATGATGGCAAACTTTCTTTTGCGGACTTTGAACAAGCtgtcaaaaatgaaaatcttctcTTAGAAGCCTTTGGACCATGTTTGCCAGACATAAAG AGCAGTATGGCATTTGAAAGGAGGACCTTCCAGGAAAAGCGTAAACTGTAA